AGCACCCAGCGGCCCACCCCCACCCCCACCCAACTGAAACCCCTGCGCCCAGCGGATCGGCGCCCGCGCGACCGGGTCCATCCCTCCGTCGTTGCTCGGCGTGACCGCCGCGGCCAGCGACTCCGGCCTCAGCAACTCGCCGCGCAGCAGCGCGTCGTAGAACCCCGCCAGGCCGCGGGCGGTCGTGGAGATCCCGGCGGCCGGGATCACCGCCTGCCGGGTGGCCCGGCGGTTGACGACCCCCTCGACTAGCAGCCCCAGAGGGTGACGCACGGTGATCGGTACCTGAAGATGCCACTGATCGTCGGGGATACCGAGGTAGGCACCGGGCACACGCTCGGCCATTACGTCACGCACGGCCCGGCCGGTCACCCGCTGAACCACCTCGCCGAGGATGAACCCGAACGCGATCGGGCTGTACGCCGACACCTCGCCGGCCGGCCAGCGCGGCCGGGCCCGGGCGATCGCGCGGACCGAGCGGTCCCAGTCGGTCATCGTCAGGGCTCCGGTGAGCGTGCCGTACAGCCCGGAGCGGTGCCGTAACACGTGCCGGATCGTGATCTCCGGCTTCCCGAACCCCGGCCAGTGCCGGACGACCGGGTCGTCGAGGTCGAGCGCCCCCGCCTCGGCCAGCTGGTAGATCAGCACGGCCAGGTACGGCTTGCTCGCCGAGAAGAGCCAGAACAGCGCGTCCGGCTCGCAGCCGTAGGCCTCGTCGATCACGACCCGGCCGTCGTGGATCACGCACAACTGCGCGGCCGCCCCGCGCGCCTCGATCAGGTCCACGCGCTCATCATCGTCTCGCCGACGAGCCGGAGCGCGGCTCCCGAGGGGAAACTTTTCGGCACCGTCCGGCGCACTCGGCCCTCCCGACATGGAGGGCATGCGTAACCTGCTGAACCTCCGGACCGCCTCCGCCCCGACCACCCCGGTCGCCGCGCTCGCTGCCCTCGCCGCCGCCGTCGCGGTC
This genomic window from Cryptosporangium phraense contains:
- a CDS encoding serine hydrolase domain-containing protein, translating into MDLIEARGAAAQLCVIHDGRVVIDEAYGCEPDALFWLFSASKPYLAVLIYQLAEAGALDLDDPVVRHWPGFGKPEITIRHVLRHRSGLYGTLTGALTMTDWDRSVRAIARARPRWPAGEVSAYSPIAFGFILGEVVQRVTGRAVRDVMAERVPGAYLGIPDDQWHLQVPITVRHPLGLLVEGVVNRRATRQAVIPAAGISTTARGLAGFYDALLRGELLRPESLAAAVTPSNDGGMDPVARAPIRWAQGFQLGGGGGGPLGASSTARTFGHNGSNCCIGWADPERRLAYAYVTNRIEGRRLDVRHHAAVADGVRILVQREGDRLA